A DNA window from Zingiber officinale cultivar Zhangliang chromosome 3A, Zo_v1.1, whole genome shotgun sequence contains the following coding sequences:
- the LOC122052770 gene encoding protein HUA2-LIKE 2-like isoform X3, translating into MGSSRKKGSGRAAAAAAAASQRQWKVGDLVLAKMRGFPAWPAVISEPESWGFSAVSKKLFVYFYGTKQVAFCNCTDVETFTEEKKKTLLLKRQGKGADFVRALDEIIDVYETSKKQNADQSISGDDEDESCGEDINCVRTTSNSSNFNDSLEFHSHIASNCELESACNLIENTNRINFEEISANSTADDSPKNVQIQKLSILDQIRQDPLVTSSSRKKRLKDSSHKSSLLPKTVPTLKRSRSSLLADSSKALESSSVSDSDLSGTFVPDTSQNDNPENNNKHGLSHSASSNGCCKEVAADVALKHEFNKFTPGIVDSDCHLDASTDQYLDNKERSNKNDKFCLESPVNKKRKTDREKATENSETKKNDLPVVLSSSSPNLFVEMKEIIGPGDGDEHLPLVKRARVRMGKPLEVGRQHGELVGNDENLHTSKVNKFDGRDMPSSSGNDDDLNGTFVKEELNNSSINNNSPTRTNHIFWTTKYHLNVSSLDVEAALPPSKRLHRALEAMSANTAQSMNDFPESSKATKSTASLDVCETEATKAFNFSSDAKIAIPEILQSTHASDCHVHATNESTLPLQNIIKSPLASKVESCEICPEIVSDPHTDCDEIVGGLDKCNGTMSKFTVVTTEKKSPQAYSLKFIEDEVRVSSTKDMSDKVCFHLNNSNKDLKGNKEGRGIVRMNEVNRDDTSDSNMHKDGSLLTAREGLHPFRHDEAVSIVSATDVVSMTSSASVATRASSFQSDEDCQTGNMHCSSKETSNGRCSSPDLTPMKELIAAAQFKRTLSHCTSFTHNYLDSKLIPDTVVSPSLVHKQDSPGQGIPCNGLADHKLTVDDGIHALQNDGRGPHVSIRLKGTNKSIRPEASAARKTFEALLWTLSRTKESIGRATRLAIDCAKYGMAREVIELILQYLEREQSLHKRVDLFFLVDSITQCSHIQKGGASDVYPSLVQSVLPRLLSFAAPRGNAASENRRQCLKVLRLWFERKTLPESVVRYHMRELDSANEFPFGSSSRRPLKTERAINDPVRDMEGMLVDEYGSNTNFQLPCLLQANVLEDDGNSSDEKSFEAVTPEGSAPIDQKAHASSEKNRHVLEDVDVELEMEDVSPPCEDSINSTCPVASAADFNSHHQANHQYPLPFAPPLPDAKPPSPPPLPSSPPPVSSCSDGHGLASQCHLRSQSLNDAADLHSTGNALNMQSQQPHLFTQQHTNQHDSLMPKPASYYAPNYE; encoded by the exons ATGGGCTCCAGCAGGAAAAAAGGATCTGGAAGggcggccgccgccgccgccgccgcctcccagCGCCAATGGAAGGTCGGCGATCTCGTTCTTGCCAAGATGAGGGGATTCCCGGCATGGCCCGCTGTG ATTAGCGAACCAGAGAGCTGGGGCTTCTCCGCTGTGAGTAAAAAGTTGTTCGTTTACTTCTACGGAACCAAACAAGT TGCCTTCTGCAATTGCACCGACGTTGAAACTTTCactgaagagaaaaagaaaactcTTTTGCTTAAGCGTCAAGGTAAAGGGGCTGATTTTGTGCGAGCACTTGATGAGATAATTGATGTTTATGAAACCTCGAAGAAGCAGAATGCAGATCAATCTATTTCAGGAGATGATGAAGATGAGTCATGTGGTGAAGATATAAACTGTGTAAGAACCACAAGCAATTCTTCTAATTTTAATGACAGTTTGGAGTTTCACTCACATATAGCCTCCAACTGTGAGCTAGAATCGGCATGTAACTTAATAGAAAACACTAATAGgatcaactttgaagaaatttcTGCAAACTCAACTGCTGATGATTCACCGAAGAATGTGCAAATTCAAAAGTTGTCCATCCTCGATCAAATTAGACAAGACCCGCTAGTCACTAGTTCTTCGAGGAAGAAAAGATTGAAGGATTCTTCTCATAAAAGTTCGCTCTTGCCAAAAACTGTGCCAACACTTAAGAGATCAAGGAGTTCTTTACTTGCTGATTCTTCAAAAGCTCTTGAGTCCTCTTCGGTGTCTGATTCTGATCTATCTGGTACTTTTGTTCCTGATACTAGCCAAAATGATAATCCAGAAAACAATAACAAGCATGGTCTGTCACACTCTGCTAGTTCAAATGGTTGTTGCAAGGAAGTTGCTGCTGATGTAGCATTAAAACATGAGTTCAACAAGTTCACTCCAGGCATTGTAGACTCTGATTGTCATCTTGATGCCTCTACAGACCAATACTTGGATAATAAAGAAAGGTCAAATAAAAATGACAAATTTTGCTTGGAATCTCCAGtcaataagaaaaggaaaactgATCGAGAAAAGGCTACAGAAAATTCAGaaactaaaaaaaatgatttaccAGTTGTCCTTAGTAGTAGTTCACCCAATTTGTTTGTTGAAATGAAAGAAATAATTGGCCCTGGAGATGGAGATGAAcatcttcctttggtgaaaagaGCAAGGGTTAGAATGGGCAAGCCACTAGAGGTTGGGAGACAGCATGGTGAGCTTGTTGGTAATGATGAGAATTTGCACACGTCAAAGGTGAATAAATTTGATGGACGTGATATGCCATCTAGTTCAGGAAATGATGATGATCTTAATGGGACGTTCGTTAAGGAAGAGTTAAATAATTCATCAATAAATAATAACTCTCCTACAAGAACAAACCATATTTTCTGGACGACCAAGTATCATTTGAATGTTTCTTCTCTGGATGTTGAAGCAGCTTTGCCTCCATCAAAACGCCTACATCGTGCCCTAGAAGCTATGTCTGCTAATACTGCTCAATCTATGAATGATTTTCCTGAATCATCAAAGGCCACAAAATCTACTGCATCTCTGGATGTTTGTGAGACAGAGGCAACAAAGGcctttaatttttcttctgacGCAAAGATTGCCATCCCTGAGATATTGCAGAGTACACATGCTTCTGATTGTCATGTACATGCAACTAATGAATCAACCTTGCCATTGCAGAATATAATCAAATCTCCATTAGCTTCTAAAGTAGAGTCTTGTGAGATTTGCCCTGAAATTGTCAGCGACCCACACACTGACTGCGATGAAATTGTCGGGGGCCTTGATAAATGCAATGGTACTATGTCCAAATTCACAGTTGTTACTACTGAAAAGAAAAGTCCACAGGCTTATTCTTTGAAATTTATAGAAGACGAAGTTAGAGTTTCCTCCACTAAAGATATGTCTGATAAAGTATGCTTCCACTTAAACAATTCAAATAAAGACTTAAAGGGAAACAAGGAAGGAAGAGGTATTGTGAGGATGAATGAGGTTAACAGGGATGACACTTCTGATTCCAATATGCACAAGGATGGTTCTCTTTTGACTGCCCGAGAGGGTCTTCATCCTTTTCGTCATGATGAAGCTGTTTCAATTGTATCAGCTACAGATGTGGTCTCAATGACAAGCAGTGCTTCTGTGGCAACAAGGGCTTCTAGTTTTCAGTCTGATGAAGACTGTCAAACTGGTAACAT GCATTGTTCTTCAAAAGAAACTTCAAATGGTAGATGCAGTTCTCCAGATTTGACACCCATGAAAGAATTGATTGCTGCAGCTCAGTTCAAGCGAACTTTGTCTCACTGCACTTCATTTACTCATAACTATTTAGACAGTAAACTCATTCCAGATACAGTAGTAAGCCCATCCCTAGTCCACAAACAAGATTCTCCCGGGCAGGGTATACCTTGTAATGGTTTGGCCGACCATAAATTGACTGTTGATGATGGGATTCATGCTCTCCAGAATGACGGCAGAGGTCCTCATGTTAGTATTCGGCTGAAAGGAACAAACAAATCTATCCGTCCAGAAGCAAGTGCAGCAAGGAAAACTTTTGAAGCTTTGTTGTGGACTTTATcaagaacaaaagagagtataggCAGAGCAACACGTCTTGCAATTGATTGTGCCAAATATGGAATGGCTAGAGAG GTAATTGAACTAATACTCCAGTATCTAGAAAGAGAACAAAGCTTGCACAAAAGGGTAGATCTTTTCTTCCTTGTGGATTCAATTACTCAATGTTCTCACATTCAGAAAG GTGGAGCTAGCGATGTTTACCCTTCTCTTGTCCAATCAGTGCTTCCACGCCTTTTGTCCTTTGCTGCCCCTCGTGGAAATGCTGCATCAGAGAATCGTAGGCAATGCCTTAAG GTATTGAGATTATGGTTTGAAAGAAAAACCTTGCCAGAATCAGTGGTTCGTTATCACATGCGAGAACTTGATTCTGCAAACGAATTTCCATTTGGCTCTTCTTCTCGACGTCCATTGAAAACAGAGAGGGCTATTAATGATCCTGTCAGGGATATGGAGGGAATGCTTGTTGATGAGTATGGAAG CAACACAAATTTTCAACTTCCTTGCCTGCTGCAAGCTAATGTGCTTGAAGATGATGGAAATTCTTCTGATGAAAAAAGCTTTGAGGCTGTCACACCTGAAGGATCTGCTCCAATTGATCAAAAGGCACATGCTTCCTCTGAGAAGAATCGACATGTATTGGAAGACGTCGATGTTGAACTTGAGATGGAGGATGTATCTCCTCCCTGTGAAGATAGCATAAACTCAACATGTCCTGTTGCAAGTGCTGCTGATTTTAATTCTCATCATCAAGCTAATCATCAATATCCATTGCCCTTTGCTCCTCCACTTCCAGATGCAAAACCACCATCCCCACCCCCGCTGCCATCATCTCCTCCTCCAGTTTCTTCTTGTTCAGATGGACATGGTCTTGCCTCACAGTGTCATTTAAGAAGTCAGAGCCTTAATGATGCTGCTGATTTACATTCTACTGGAAATGCCCTT AACATGCAAAGCCAACAGCCTCATCTTTTTACCCAACAACATACGAATCAACATGATAGTTTGATGCCTAAGCCTGCATCATATTATGCTCCCAATTATG AATAG